Proteins from one Rosa chinensis cultivar Old Blush chromosome 7, RchiOBHm-V2, whole genome shotgun sequence genomic window:
- the LOC112179404 gene encoding uncharacterized protein LOC112179404 produces the protein MDPCPFVRVTVGNLALKIPVASKPARTVVHPSSSPCFCKVKLNNLPVQTAVVPCLPPETQTLDANSHGVIAATFHLSKSDLDRVASKSIFAAKLCLKISIYTGRRGTTCGVNSGRLLGRVSVPLDLAGTESKPSVFHNGWVSVGKGAGKGAGAGITQFHLNVKAEPDPRFVFQFDGEPECSPQVFQIRGNIRQPVFTCKFSFRNTGDRTQRSRSLQSDQSSSRSWLSSFGSERERPGRERKGWSITVHDLSGSPVAAASMVTPFVASPGSDRVSRSNPGSWLILRPGDGTWQPWGRLEAWRERGGADGLGYRFELIPDSNGGMSAGGIVLAESTLSLNKGGKFVLDLGSNSGSGNRGGAPVVPNSPACSPKSSGDFGYGLWPYCLYRGFVMSARVEGEGRCSKPTVEVSVQHVSCTEDAAAYVALAAAVDLCMDACRLFSQRLRKELCQPSDLLG, from the exons ATGGATCCCTGCCCATTTGTCCGAGTCACAGTCGGCAATCTGGCCCTCAAAATTCCGGTGGCTTCGAAGCCGGCGCGCACCGTCGTCCACCCTTCGTCTTCGCCGTGTTTCTGCAAGGTCAAGCTGAACAACCTCCCGGTCCAGACGGCCGTCGTGCCGTGTCTCCCACCGGAAACCCAAACCCTAGACGCGAATAGCCACGGCGTAATAGCCGCTACCTTCCACCTCAGCAAGTCGGATCTGGACCGGGTCGCGTCCAAGTCCATCTTCGCCGCGAAACTCTGCCTCAAAATCTCAATCTACACGGGGCGAAGGGGCACCACCTGTGGAGTGAACTCCGGGAGGCTATTGGGCCGGGTTTCGGTCCCCTTGGATCTGGCGGGAACCGAGTCCAAGCCCAGTGTGTTCCACAACGGGTGGGTTTCCGTCGGCAAAGGGGCCGGGAAAGGCGCGGGTGCTGGGATTACCCAGTTTCATTTGAATGTCAAGGCGGAACCCGACCCGAGATTCGTGTTTCAGTTCGACGGCGAGCCGGAGTGCAGTCCTCAAGTGTTTCAGATCCGAGGCAATATCAGACAGCCCGTCTTCACCTGCAAGTTCAGCTTCAGAAACACCGGAGATCGAACCCAGAGATCCAG GTCCTTGCAATCGGACCAGAGTAGCTCCAGAAGCTGGCTGAGCTCGTTCGGGAGCGAGCGAGAGCGACCCGGGAGGGAACGCAAAGGCTGGTCCATAACGGTCCACGACCTATCCGGGTCGCCGGTAGCCGCCGCATCAATGGTCACACCCTTCGTGGCCTCACCGGGTTCCGACCGGGTCAGCCGCTCCAACCCCGGATCCTGGCTCATCCTCCGACCCGGGGATGGAACGTGGCAGCCATGGGGCCGCCTCGAGGCCTGGAGAGAGCGCGGCGGGGCCGACGGACTCGGGTACCGGTTCGAACTCATACCCGACTCCAACGGCGGCATGAGCGCCGGCGGCATTGTTCTGGCCGAGTCGACTCTGAGTTTAAACAAAGGCGGGAAGTTCGTTCTGGACCTCGGGTCGAATTCCGGGTCGGGTAACCGCGGCGGGGCTCCGGTTGTTCCGAACTCGCCGGCATGCAGCCCGAAGAGCAGTGGGGACTTCGGGTACGGGTTGTGGCCGTATTGCTTGTACAGAGGGTTTGTGATGTCGGCGCGCGTGGAGGGTGAGGGCAGGTGCAGCAAGCCTACGGTGGAGGTGAGCGTTCAGCACGTGAGCTGCACGGAGGACGCAGCGGCGTACGTGGCCTTAGCGGCGGCCGTTGATCTCTGCATGGACGCTTGCCGGCTCTTCTCGCAGCGGCTGAGGAAAGAGCTCTGCCAGCCGTCGGATTTGCTCGGATGA